The Phycisphaerales bacterium region ATCAAATCAGGCATCGCGCGTTTGGAAGAACGAGGCCACTGTGCGCAAGTGCTCAAAAGTGGAAGGCAACGTCTACCACTGGCAATCGCTTTGAGACGTTTTCGAACAAGTGGCCTTCGCAGTCGATGCCCAGATGCTAAGACAAAGTGAACCGATTCAGGATCCATCAGTGCATCAGCAATCCAACGCCTTGCAGTGCCTGCTAAGGGCTCATACTCAATCCAAAGCAAGAGATGCTGGGCAACAACTGGGTCTTTTACATCACGTATTGCTCGCCGAGCAGCAATAAGTACAGGATGATCTGATTCCTGCATCAGTTCATTGATAGGTGAATGGGGTGCCAAGGCAACAATCGCTGCTGCCAGGCCAGCAGGATGTGGGCCTCTTGATGGAGACTTCTGGATACGATTTTCAATTGCAACAACGATCGCTTGCAGGAATGCCGCGTCAAAACGAATGACACCCTTTTCTTCGGTGATTTCATTCGTTCGGTGCTGGCCAAACTGTGTACTCGAAAGTTCAACGGCTAAACCGACCAAGAGTTGATCGGCAATGGCGTTGATAGCAGGCTCATCAAGTTCCAAGAGGGCGATGAGTCCATAGAGATCACCTGTCTCAGTGCGTCCTACTTTCAATCGAGCCAATAGAATATTTGCTGCTTCGATGGCACCATCTGTATTTTTGTCTGCCGCAAGGCGTCGCGCGGCCCAAGCCAATAAGGGCCCTGCACACCGAGTCAGTGGCTTTTGTAATGCCTGAGCAGAGCGGGTATCACCCAGAATCTTCGCTAAGGCACCACCGCGTCCCACCTTCACGAGCTGTTGACCGAGCGGCTCCATCTCCCTGGCCGATGCCAGTGGAATAGCCTGTGCTAGTACTTTTGCGACAACAATTGGGTTCTCGCGTTTGAGTAGTGCACATCGTTGATTAATTGTGGGCATAGTGGAGCACCATTGACGCCAAAGACCTTCAGGCCGGTCAATGCTCGGATATCACCGAAGTGCCGCAGAAGAGCCCTAATCGGATCCGCAGCTCGGAATTGACCGCCCGATGCCAAGTCATCGACCAGATAACCGCGCAAACTTGACACTCTGAATAGTGCGATTTTTGGCTGGCGATTAGAATAATGAGCACCAGAACGCCCTTTGGTGTCTGATCACTTATTCCTGCCAAATCATCAGAAGCAAGACTGCCTCTCACCATCTAAATGGACCTCTATGACACGACCCATCGGAATATTCCCAACTAACAAAAAGATGAGGATCTTATGAATCACCTCGTAAAATTCATTGTGATCGCGGCTCTTTCGAGTACCTCGTATGCCCTTGCGGGCGAAGCGTTCTCTGTCTCAACTGTTAGCACACCGAATTCATTTGGCAAGATGGGACCCTACGCAGTCACCATGTCAGAAGTTTCTGATCAGGGGCTGCTACTCATACCTCAAACCACTGATTCCTCACAGTCAAAACAACAATGGCCAGGACTCGTTTTTGCCCACGGTCTTTGCGGCCCAGCTCGGAGCTACTCCGATACACTTCAGCGACTCTGTTCATGGGGCTTTGTCATCATCGCCAACCAAGAACAAGAAGATTGTGGCGTCATGGATATCCGTCAACCGCTCCAATCATTTGGAAGCCATGCCAAGTTTCAGCATTGCGCAGATTCATCAATCATGGCCGGTAATATCAAAAAGAACCTGCACTATCTTGCTTCACGAAGTGATGTGAATGCAGAATCCTTGGCCTTGATTGGTCATAGCATGGGTGGCGGTGTTGTGATTGATGTTGCAGCTAACTTGAACTCCGAACATGCCGGCCTCGTGAAAGCAGTTGTCGCAATAGCGCCTTGGAACGGCGCTCAGCCAATACCAAGCTCGGTTGTCGACAAGATCAGTGCGCCCCTACTGCTCTTCTGCTCCTCTTCAGACTCACTATGCCCTTGCTCAGGGCCTGCGACAGTGACTGATACACAGGGGCCGTTCACCTCCCCCGCTGCGATCGGTATTCCCATGCTTTTTGGACCCGGAGCAGACGCTCATTGGAATGGCGGAGTCGCAGCAATTTACAAGAACGCAGTGACTGCAACGCTGATGCAGGTCGATAAAGCAAGCCACATGACGATCGCCGGTACTGATGGAGTCCAGATGCAGCACCTCGCCTATCAGTCAACCAAGTTGTATGGGCTCAATTTCAATAACCCCGATCGACCCTACTCGATGATTCCCACACTCGAATACAGCGTGGCCTTCCTCTACGACATCTTGGATATCAATCGTCAAGAGGGCCAGGAAGTGATGGCGGCGGCAAAAAGCGACGCTCGTATCTCGGAAGTTCTCTCCAAATAGTGCCCTCTGATGCGAGCTGGCCGGGCCCCAGGGGTCGGGGATCTTTCTTGGGATGACCATCCTGACCCGATTCAGGTCGCCTTGGACAGCGATGACATCAGAGACTGGGCAAGAGATTTAGCGACGAGAATTGGGGCTGGCACTCGTGCACAAATCACATCTTTTGATTAATTGTTGACCTCGTGGAGCACCATTGATGCCAAAGACCGTCGAGCCGGCCAGTGCTTGTAATATCACCGAAGTGGCGTATTCGAGGCTATTTACAGGCCTAAACTGACTAATGTCTCAGGATTGAAAGCCCAATGCCAAGTGCTGGACCAAATAACTGCGCAAACTTGACACTCTGAATATTGAGATTTTTGACTTGCTATTACAATGGAGGCCGCAAGAATGCTCCCTCACGGTATTACAAGCGAACTCTGAGAAGGGTCTAGAGGTCAACCCATCCTCTACCAGGCCCCCTCGATCTCCTCTTTCCAACCCGTAAGGTATTTTGATGAGCATCCCATCTAAAGCAAGTAGCCTTCAGGCTTACAATATGCTTCTTTATCGAACAGCTTTGCACCCAGAGTTTTTCGAAATCTGTGGCCGGACCCGTATCGATCATGGTGATTATGAATTTGAAGCTTGGTTGTCTCCAGGAGGACACCTGGCACGTTTCGAACATTCGGGCGTATGTGTCACCGAGGTGGTCACTGAAGCGGGCGATAACCTTCCTGACCGAGGTTTGCTCACCACATTCCCATGTGCTGGAGAAAAAGACCACGAGTCTGAATTTGGTGATGACTTGCTCTATATCACGTCAATCCAGACTGAGATGTTGCCTGACCACCTCTTTGCTGGAACTTATTCGGAACTGAAACGACATGCAGAGTCCGGTGACTCGCTCCATACCCATTGGAGCGATGACATTGGGAATAACAATCTATCGTTAATGGACGTACAACGATTCAGTAACCAGGTGCATGTACAGAGCTATCACCTTAGGCAAGACTGTAAGCTGGTACTGCGAACGCAGACCATCTTTGAAATCAAAGCGTAAGTACGAATCCGTCATAAAAATGATTTTTTGAAGCAGAGACCCTACACCTCAGTAGTGGTCTTTTCTTCTGCTGGAATCTGCTCACTTGTCAATGTGGCATAGGTACCCGGTACCATACCGGGTTGCCAAATGGCTGAGAAATCTTGGCCATCGCTTGCACGTCGCATGAGTAGATACATCGTTGTCGATGCAGAGAAGAAGAACGAAAAAGCCCAAGCCGAAACAAGCCATAAAACCAGTTTGATCCAGAAGCTCAGCGCAGAAGCAGTCCACTCTGAGAAAAGGTTCGCCTCTAGAACTGCTTCTTGGCCAACACCTAACTGATACAAAGACCACGAATCAGAGAAGATAGAAAATGCAACAGGTGCATCGGCGGTGCCATAGAAACTACCACCCAGTGATGACCACGACACCGCTATATTGACCATAAATGTGGCAATCAGGCCAACAGCAATAAAACCAACCAAGAGTCCAATCAGACCCACTGCGTAGTAGCAGAGCATGTGGATTGGCCGGCTTGCGATATACGAATAGGCACGTTGCATTGCATCGAAACCATCTGCTGCTTCACAGGTGACGGCCGGTATAAGTAGAGGAAAACCGAACAAATAGCCAAGAAGGCACCAAGTGGCCAGAAAGCTAAGAACCAATGAAACACCAAAAACGATCCCGCCGATGACATCCAATACTGGCACAAGAAAGAGCAAGCCAATGAGGCTGATCAGGAAACAGAAAATCAATGCCAGTGCCAGCGGCCCAACTAACGCTGAAAATAGCCGCCCAACAAATGCGATTGAAAAAGCAAACGACCGTAAAACAGATGGTGTGGTAACACCCGCCAGTTGACAGGCTGCCGTTCGACTCAAGGCGCCACCACCTAATGATATGAGGATGAAAAAGATGATCCCAAACAGAACAGTGAACCAGTACTGACCAGCCATCCAAAGTTTCGTGGGCAATCCGTAGATCATGTCAACAAGAGCTGAACCCATGCCCACAAAATTCAAACTTCGTGTGGTTTGGACTAAACTCTGAAACTGTTCAACAATGAATGTTTGGGATGCCTCAAA contains the following coding sequences:
- a CDS encoding dienelactone hydrolase family protein, which produces MNHLVKFIVIAALSSTSYALAGEAFSVSTVSTPNSFGKMGPYAVTMSEVSDQGLLLIPQTTDSSQSKQQWPGLVFAHGLCGPARSYSDTLQRLCSWGFVIIANQEQEDCGVMDIRQPLQSFGSHAKFQHCADSSIMAGNIKKNLHYLASRSDVNAESLALIGHSMGGGVVIDVAANLNSEHAGLVKAVVAIAPWNGAQPIPSSVVDKISAPLLLFCSSSDSLCPCSGPATVTDTQGPFTSPAAIGIPMLFGPGADAHWNGGVAAIYKNAVTATLMQVDKASHMTIAGTDGVQMQHLAYQSTKLYGLNFNNPDRPYSMIPTLEYSVAFLYDILDINRQEGQEVMAAAKSDARISEVLSK